The sequence ccatatatatatatatatatatatatatatatatatatatatattcccacacaacaaaagaataaaactgcaaaaggagGCCGCACCTGCGCAATCTACTGGACCTGATTTTGGCAGACCATTCACGCAGGTGTTGTACGCCCACGCCCTTCGTCCCACCCCGTCCTGCCCTAGCAATAAAGCGagcgtgtgcgtgtgcgtgtgttctcctagtcctctcatccgcacatgctaagtgggtggatTAGATAATtccttttaagttggtcttcctccacctccactatcAAGGTGGGACTAAAAGATACACTCCCACCTCCACTTAGTTGggcctttaagatttatttataATTCTTCTTAAATATATAGGGCTAAGACCATATATCTAATAATCCCTACTGGATCTCAAAGTCCTACAAAGATTTGCCTTTTCTCAGTactgtttgatataccagtgttttgATGGAGACCTGTTAaggttgaacatccacctagagcATTAAGCTACACTCACTTGGACATTGGACTATGCCTTAAATTGCATGTTTGTGCaaataagtttcacttaaagcTATAATTGATACGTGGTTACCAGTAGGCTACCCCTCGgatggagcatataagtcgtaTTCCTTGATCTCTTCATGAGCTTATTAGAGATTACCCAAATCTCACATACGACGACCAACAATCAGgttcatataggtgtgttctttcaagaatgccttGCAGGATAGCATCTTTGCTAACTAAAGGCAACATAACAtattaaggcaatagccaacctgccttataaattttgagagtattacATATTCACTTGAGTGGGTTGTGTAgtactctccttcagttaacCAATTGAATTTGGACTTGAGTTGGAAAGAATTTaagaaaagatttgaatttgagagacattcaactcaaatctccactcaaagattcataaaaaccataaaccaaaTGCGTACGAATCAACTTAAGGCAAGGGTTACcttaaaaataaatttggagcattttggaatacttagccaattaATACTAGTATAAATATTCACatacatattttcttgattttatttagtttaatttactataaaaaaatttaaatttgcactaaattttactatttaattaatatgctaaattCAGGATGTCATGCAACTGGTGCTATCCAAGTCCTTCGGCACACCCTCAACCAATGCATGCCTCAACGAGTCATCCAGCACGTCCTCGACTACTGCATGTGCTTCATCGACTCATCATGTGTGTCCTCAACCGACTACATGATAACGTTCACCACTTCACTGAGTCTTCAGACGTTCACTTCTACAACAAGACGCATCACAACCGCTACATGAGATGGATCACTGCACCTGTCGCTATATTTATTTGTAGCATATAAGTACATATACTACTCTCATTAATAATTAATACATTCAGTGATTGTTCTTcaaataaatatgatatatacTTATGTTTTCCGAAAAAATTTAGATGTACATTTATACACCCATACCCTTACTTGGGTCCGCTCCTGTTGTGTTGTCGAGCTGCCTCCAACACAATCACTTCGTAGAAGTTGTCAAGAGAGCGAGATTATTGCAATCTAAGGATCCGTGTTGTGGAAGAGGAGAATAATGGTTAATACAAATGTGATAAATTCCTCCAATACATCTTCTACATGCGAACGcacaaggagcatggtggtaAAGCTGCCGGTTGCAGCCAAGCCCACCCGGGTTCGAACCCGGGTGTCATACCTCCCCGTAAAAAAGGTCTCCAAAGAAGACCAGGTAATGGGAccctgttaaaaaaaaaacatcttctACATAAGAGGGTGGCCACTGGCCAGTTCAGACATTCTATTATCATACCAAGGAATATTTTTGCAACAGGCTTCATGGCATTATTGTAATTCACAAAAAAATATACCTGCAAAGGTTAAAGGTGTTAGCTTCTTTATTCTAGGAAAAAGAGAGCACATGCGGCGAACAGTGACAAGGAATTTTACAATTAATTAAATGACTACTCATAGACTTGATGCAGTGATGCAATAGCGCATGGCTCCTAGAAATGGCAGTTCTAGGGTAGAAATTCAAATGAAGGAGCTACACAAGTGTGGAGCACTTGTCCATTATGTATTTAGCCATATTAAGTACATGTATATGGACCTGAACCACGAATACACCACTGAGACCCTTAAAAAGAGATCTTGCTATGGAAAAAGTGTTGAATTAGCAGTTCTTCTATTACCGACAGCACAAAGAAGAATTTGCATTGTTTGGATCACTGTAcatctaaaaaaacaaataacgAGTTGATCATATGTGCTACTCTCTCAACTAAAATGACTTGAGTAGAAGGGAAAGGACAAATCAAGAGTCATAGCTGCTGCCCGAAAACAGAAGACAAATGCAGTGTTCCATACGAGATGGTCCACTGAAATCTTCAAGGAATTTAGAGACACTAGCCTATAATTTACCGTGGTACCATAGTTCCTCTAGGTTAGCCATCCTTCTGTATTTGCTTTTAATTAAAACGGAGCAAGGTTTTGCCTTTGGTCCAGGAAAAATGGACTCTTGTAACAGTGTAGTGGTTTTGGCACTGAAGACTCAAATCTGCTCCAGCTCCACGAATTCGTGCAGCACCCTTTCTCTAGCTCTACAAATTCGTGGAGTTGAAGCTAGAACTTTTTAAAATTTCGTAGTGCATctattttgttttcattttaaaCTTAAAAAATACAGTTTTAACTCCAGCTCATAGATTTTATGGAGCTAAAAAATCCAGCTTCACAAAATTTGTGGAACTGAAGCAGTTCCAAACATGACCTAAGTTAACAATCTGCTATAGTAAAACATAAGAGGTGCTTTTGACATAACCATTACGGCATTAACTCGATGACATTGTACCTAGGATACATAATTACTGATTGAGGAGCTTGCTTCAGAAGCGGTTTGACACTTGGCTGCCAATCTGGTAGATTGAAGAAGTGCCGATTAATGTGGACTATCAGTAACATTGCTATATACTAATAACAAAGTGGCATCTCCATATCTCTACTATAGCATAGCTGCCAGTCTGGTAGATAGGAGATATGGTGATTAAGCAGAGAGAGCATCACATAAATATCCTAGAACCTATAGCATGTTGTATTACAAGTCCATGAAGTGTTACTGGATTTGTAACATCTTCAACAGAGTACATTCATTGCAGTTTTCACAGTACGGAAGAAATGGAGAGGGAGAATAATTCAGAAAACAATGTTGAACATCAAAAGGATGCTACAATGTTCGAAATTCTCAACTTAACACACCCCCTTACTACCaagcttttattttttattggtgTATCAGGAAATTACATTGTTTTCAGCATAACTCTAATATTACTTACATCTCAGGTAGGCTCTTTTCTACCCTTTATCAACAGAACTGAAGACAAAAAATGGCCGTGAAGACAAGGAGATAACGTGCTAAAACATCCCATTTTACAATTACACTATTCTATACTCTATAAATGTAATCCAGTTCCAGTAACTAGTGGAAGCACTTCGTAGATGATTCAGCTCACCATTCTCTGAAGAACATCAAGTCTTGCACTCAACCAATCGATGATGTCATTTGCTATATCATCCCTTTCAGGTTCAAAGAGAAGATCATGTAAATATCCATCATATAGTTTTATTGATTTATTTGTTGACATTGATGTTTGGTATAGTCGCTGGGATGCTCTCGGATCAGTTATTGTGTCAGCTGTACCATGAAGAACTAAAAAAGGGACAGTAACTCTGCTCAAGTTTCTCTGCAAATATGATGATATCCGGAGAATTTCATTGCCAGTTCTAACCCTAATTGGCCCAGTATACACAAGGGGATCTGAatacttcatcttcagagcCTCTGGATCACGGGAAACAGGAGGTCCTCTCCTATGCAAAGCACTAACTCGGTATTTTGGAGCTAGCATGGAGAAAATCGGTGCAACAACCTGGTGTTTGAGAAATGACAAAATCTAAGCATTCGGGAGTTGGCAATAAAAAAAGTATCCACTGAGGCTCCTGTTGCAGTCACCAATAACTAAATGATTAGGTCCTAGatcaaaatataaatatgacctaaataaaaaataaataaattaaagaataCTGTGCTGGAGTCGAACATTCATTCTTCCGGAACAAAAAATGGGTAAATGATCCTATAGATAATAAACTATGGGCCTTCTTGTTGGAACAATGCAATTTGAACTGTACAAAAGCTATACAGACACTCCCACAAGATGAAAGTTCATTGTGTGTATTAGCACCATTATGAATACAGGAACATAACTCCGTAATTTTCTGTCCCTGAAAACTTTCTTGGACTAGATACGTCCATATGAAACAATTAAAAAATTTGCGCTTCAATAAATTAAATTGGCCTGTCATTGCCCGTTAAAAATTCATTGTACAACCAACGCAAAACAAGCATACAAGATTACCATGGATGACAAATACTGCAAAGACAAATTCTATTAATGTACATAGACCTAGAATTTGAAATGTCAAATCTCCCTTGCATTGATAGGTAAAAGCCTTGTTGATTTCATTTCATTGAAGTAAAGAAAACACTGAACATGTGAGGACAGTATTCCATGAGTGGAAGGATGGCGCTACAGAGAAAATAAAGGCAAGATGGGTATTGTTTATTGAGCACAAACAACAATGCCCCTCCAGCAACCACTAAATATAAGAGGCATACACAAGGGTGTGCTTACTTTGATGATCGGATGAGATGTTTGAACATGAATAGCTGGTGATGTTAAGACCACACCTTCTATGTGAAGTTCTACACAAGGATCTAGTGCTGCCTTTGGATGTCCatgcaaaaaggaaaaagaaatgaagttaGTATCCCACTTATGTGGCCTTATCATCTCACTACGACCATCAATCAAacaatcaaatcaaacaactttgTTTTACCTTCAAAACAATAGCTCCACCTGTGGAGTGCCCAAATAAGAAACATGGTAAACCGTGGTTTTCCTCCAATACAACATCCTCAAGAAACTCTTTCTGCACAGGAAGGAACTTTGAAAAGATCAAGAAATCCTGCTAGGAAAGAAGCTGCAACTTCATATCTATATTTATGCACTTATTCTGTATTAAGAGACATTACCAAGTCACCAACAGCATGATCAAGCGATGAAACATATCCATGAACCCCATCACTTCCACCGTGTCCTGAGGAGAAAATACAAATCATGAATCTATCAGTGGCATACTTGTGACGTTGTCAACCTAATAACCTTTGTTACTAATGGATAACGCTTTTGCTTCTAGATTGAAGATCTTAAAGTTTCAAATCTCAGGAGAACTTAGAAGCAATGCTTTACTGGATGTTAATGAGATCACTCAAACCAATGTGCAGATCAGACTAAATTAACACTTGAGCTCTAACATGATATTAACTCACCAATCCAGTCCATGGCATAAACTTTAAGCCCTTGATCATTCAACAGTTTTGCAAAATGGTTGTACCTTCCACTGCAGATCACGAACTGCTGTCAGCAAAAGTCACTACGAAAAAAAATCCTGGgttttgaatatatatacatagcaTATGTATGTACCTATGCTCGTTTAGACCATGCAATAGAACAACAATGCCCCTGCacatttgaaaaagaaaagaagaggttAATTTGTTTAAAGAAAACAGTAACAAAATTTATTCAGGATTCAGGAAATAAAGGTACCAGTATACCATGTCATGTGTTGAATTGGTAAACATTTCATGATGCATGTACAGTTCAAGATATAATGCCTCCTGCAGGTTCAAGGTTTCCCATAACATATAAAGCATGCAGTACTTCATGCCTAAAGCATGCATTAAATATGAGTGAATCTGTGTTTATCTGGGGCCAACATAATTTATTTCTTAGCATACCTGACAACTCAGTCAGTGTCATGACTCCCAAGGCTTACCAGTATCAACCGTTATCTGACTTTATTATATCAATTTTCCAACAAAACCAGGTATCGGATAGGCTACTTAATTTAGAGAAACTTTTTGCATACCTTTATGTTTAAACTTCTAATTTGCACAGGTGTGCCACAACTATTAGTTGACCAAATTAAATATTGTTTCGTAGTGCATCTGTACATGGCTGCATCTACAATTCTACATGTCGATGATTGATAAAGTCGATTATGCAAATAATTACTTTAAATAGGGATACATGGTCATGAATTGTAGCACATCGAAGAGGACGACAcgagattttatacaggttcaggcctcccttaaGATAATAGACCTACATCATGTTGTCTTGATTAATCTAAGGAAAAGATAACTACAATTGGAGTGTGTCTAGATCATAATCCTAAAGATTTCGGCAAGTACTCTCGTGTTCTAAATCCAGAAGTTATTGTCGGATGAATCTAATCGTGGCTCGATTCTATTGTGGATCTTGTTGGGTTATTTCTGCTTCTATCCGACTAGGCTTGCTTCATATTGCTTTGTTTGGCTCCTGACTTCTTTCGATTTCGTCCGATCTGTTTTTCTCTCTCGGCCCTGGATCCAATGCCTCTCAACAtaccccctcccctccttatatagttgGCTTAGGGAGGCGTATCGTACCCTGAGTCTCTAAGTGTGGCCTTTCTAGATTCTATTACTTCCGAATATCTGGAGAATTCCTTCCTAATCCGGGGATGGTTTTCGTATTGAACACGATGAACTACCTGGATTATCAGCACATGCCTAATTTACCCCATGACGGTTATGAAATGTACCGTATCGAGTTAAAGATACGTGTATGGTGGATATCCGTCTTTAGGATATTCTGTATTTTTAATAAATccttaattatttaattatcaCTACATCACTCAAAAAGGTACCAACAATGCTTCCATTCAAGAAGGAGCATACTTGCCAGATATTTGCTGAATCGTCTAGGAGACTAGGAGTATTTAAGGGTCATCATCATGACCAATAAAAAGTAATCTCCTAACGAGAAGCTGTCAGGTTGGTCCAATAGACAAACGAATGTTATCCCCTTCTATGATCCAGCCCACCCATATACAAACCTCAACCTCAGTCTAAAAATTGATATCCAACAAAAATTCCTTGTAGTAATTCACTTTTGCATGATCATAGCCCTAACTAAGCTCCACAAGGAACAGAcaaagctctctctctctcagagtTCATATTCTCGTGTTCTCCCATGCCCCCCCTACTACAAGACAACGAATTCTCCCGAAACAAAcaacaattaaaaataaaaatccttgAATTGTGCACCTACTTGATGCTATCGATAGTCCAGCACCCTCCAAATCAATCCCACCAAAATAACTCGGGCCTAATCATCTAAGCTAGTTTTCAATGTCCAACCGCTCCAACTCATCACGTTGCAACAGTAACAACGATTAGCGACAAGAGAGACAAGCCATTACGAGCATTAAACTTTATCCTAGCTCGTCCATTCCAACAGCAAGCAACAGAATTCAGCAAATTCTCGATATAGTATGTTATATAAACGAGTAATTTTTTAGAAGAAAGCAGGTGTGAATACTTGACGCGATCGGCGCCGGCGTCGGCCGGAGTCCACGACTGCGTGAAGAGCGCGTCGCCCCTGGTGGTCTCGAACACGGCGAAGTCCCGCCTACTCCTCCCCGTACCCGCCtcccccgcctccgcctcgaCCTCCTCCCGCAGCCTCCGGATCGCCAGCTCCCGCCTCACCGCCGTGTCCATCTCCACCACCTTCCTcctccccatctcctcctccgccgccgctgccgcagcCGTAGCGGCCATCTccgacgccggcggcggcacTGCGAGGCACAGCCGCCCCCGCCGCGGAGGTTGCCGCGCCCGCGCGACAGGCAGAGTGACGAGGACGCGAACAACCATCGCCcgcgacagcggcggcggccggagggaggtggagggagacgcCCCCGCCACTGCCGGCGAGGCCgcgggtggggcccacatgtcgtCGAGGCGCCGACTAGGTCTTGGAAGCGTCTGGTTTTAATGGAACACGGCAAAGGGAAAGGATCTCGGAATGGAACCTTCTCCGATGGTTgttaagaaagaaagaaatatctcTACAATCTAAATAGGAGGTGCTTCTGGCGTCACCTTTCTCTActccttttttttatctaataaaacagcctaaaatttaaaaaaattactcattcTCGACATATTCGTTTGTTAGTAATTTCATAGCGTATCCATATTCTCATATCTTAAGTTTGTTTTTAATGTTATTGTACTCaatgtaacagcccaaattcttaaaaaaaaattaaaaaaaaattaaaaagttttgaaaaaaataaataaaaatcttaagtgtgtatatgtgctttatacatatacacatatatgtgagtatgtgtgcaatatgtataaatacataaataCATTAGGGGCTAttttttcctataaaagaatatccatatataaatatgtgtattagttgattatttgtttgattgattttgttagataatatattatataaatgTGTGGTATATAtgctatatttataaatatacaaGCATATCTACAAGAGGaaatagaaaagagaaaaaggaaaagcttGTCTCAGTTAAAGACCGAAGCCCATCTCTCTTTCGGCCTACCTAGCCTTCTCCTCTCTTCCATCTCCTCCCCTCAGCCTGGCCCAGCCCGAGCCGCTACTGCTCGTCTCTCTTCCGCATGGGTCAGCCCAAGCCAGCCGTTGCGCCTGTCTCTCTCTAGGCCACGCTCGCACGTTCCTCAGTCTGAAGGCGCCTCCCGCCTCTCTACTTTGCCATCGCGCCGCTAACACCTGGGTCCTACTTGTCATGCCCTTCTCCCACCTTGCGCCGGAGTCTGCCACCAACACGAGACTGAGCCGGTTGTGTGAATCTATGCCAAAACCGTATGGGAGACCATCTAGAAGCTCTCCGATTCATCCTTGTGAACCCTACAATCTTTTGTCGGCCCTATATCTAAGTTCGTACGTTTAAGTGATAAATCGAGTTCGGATTTGAGCTGATGCCACTCTTTCCAAATCCAAGTAGAGATAGAGATAAGGGAGTTGTC is a genomic window of Phragmites australis chromosome 17, lpPhrAust1.1, whole genome shotgun sequence containing:
- the LOC133897264 gene encoding uncharacterized protein LOC133897264 isoform X1, whose translation is MWAPPAASPAVAGASPSTSLRPPPLSRAMVVRVLVTLPVARARQPPRRGRLCLAVPPPASEMAATAAAAAAEEEMGRRKVVEMDTAVRRELAIRRLREEVEAEAGEAGTGRSRRDFAVFETTRGDALFTQSWTPADAGADRVKGIVVLLHGLNEHSGRYNHFAKLLNDQGLKVYAMDWIGHGGSDGVHGYVSSLDHAVGDLDFLIFSKFLPVQKEFLEDVVLEENHGLPCFLFGHSTGGAIVLKAALDPCVELHIEGVVLTSPAIHVQTSHPIIKVVAPIFSMLAPKYRVSALHRRGPPVSRDPEALKMKYSDPLVYTGPIRVRTGNEILRISSYLQRNLSRVTVPFLVLHGTADTITDPRASQRLYQTSMSTNKSIKLYDGYLHDLLFEPERDDIANDIIDWLSARLDVLQRMVS
- the LOC133897264 gene encoding uncharacterized protein LOC133897264 isoform X2 gives rise to the protein MWAPPAASPAVAGASPSTSLRPPPLSRAMVVRVLVTLPVARARQPPRRGRLCLAVPPPASEMAATAAAAAAEEEMGRRKVVEMDTAVRRELAIRRLREEVEAEAGEAGTGRSRRDFAVFETTRGDALFTQSWTPADAGADRVKGIVVLLHGLNEHSGRYNHFAKLLNDQGLKVYAMDWIGHGGSDGVHGYVSSLDHAVGDLKEFLEDVVLEENHGLPCFLFGHSTGGAIVLKAALDPCVELHIEGVVLTSPAIHVQTSHPIIKVVAPIFSMLAPKYRVSALHRRGPPVSRDPEALKMKYSDPLVYTGPIRVRTGNEILRISSYLQRNLSRVTVPFLVLHGTADTITDPRASQRLYQTSMSTNKSIKLYDGYLHDLLFEPERDDIANDIIDWLSARLDVLQRMVS